The nucleotide window TGACATTTCTGAACCTGAAATCACCAATTTTAGCCAAGCAAGAAATGTCCCAGTTTTAAGGATCAAATCTGTTCCATCTTCAAGAAATTACAGCAATGGAAGAGAGAGCATGTACGAAGTTGCTCCTTTGCTGAATAGACTTTGTGATttacttttgcaaagagacaaaattttgtcaaattccTAATGCAACAACAGTAATTGTAACCATATGTTTTGGAGTTGCTTGTGCacatattttgaatatttgcagCAAATTACTGTAGCAATAGTTTGGATTTGCTACTTTTTTATACTTGTCACACTTATctgatgtttttctttttacatGTTCAACTTATCAGATGTTCTAGGCACTATTACGAAACTTACGTCTTTTTCTACAGTGGTCACTAGAATTTCATCAGAAAATAATTGTCTGTTTCAAATGaaacagtttttcttttaaactgTCCTTCTTGTTTTATGTTGTAAAGGcaaagtaaaaagtaaataaataaattctaTTTTTTGTAATCTATATTGATCAGACTTATTTTCCGTCAAACATTTTGCCAATGTtaattgcatattttttaacaatttaatatgTGACCAACTCCTTGGATGAAGCAAACAATGATCTTCATGGGCTTCATGCAGTATAAAATCACTTTAACGTTGTCATCACATACTGTTCATACTCAATTTAAGGTGGGAAAAGATCACTCTGACAACAAAGATGGAACTGGTTGTGTGTTTGACGGCAACTGTGCCATAAAATTTCACTTGATGAAGTGAGCAAATGCAGCCACCATAGTTGATAACCCTTGTTTATTCGATTGAGCAGTAGTTTTTATCTGAGGACAATTAATACGACACATTGCATCACATAATGTTTTCTGCTACGGtccagttttgcaaaatggcAATATGAACTATAAATAATGCCCAAAAAGTATGTTCGCTATCAACATAATTTGCCAACGTTTGGAACAGTAACTGTTTTATACAACCACTTCGTTATTATTGTCAGTTACTTGCAACACTAAGTACATTGTAATCACGTTTTCACTGTTTCATTTTATATCTGCGAAAAATTGGTTTTGATAATTCCTTCAAGATTTCTGTGTATACTTTCATGTATTGTGATGAATCAGTTAGTGTTACCAGTACAATGGTACTTTGTTCTTAGTACATAAATGTATTATATATGAAtagataaatatattttttatttcataggCTCTTACCAAGACCACAAAAAAGGTTGGTAGTTCTTAACTTTGCAaagaaaatcatttttgctgCATTAAAAAGATTATCTAAAACTTTGGTCAATTAAGAATTTTAATGGAGCAGTCAGCAACTAGTTCGGCTAGTAAGAAAGAAGAAACatgtgaaaaatatgaaagTTTACTTGCATGCGTCGAGAAATTTCTCAAAAGCTTGCGTGATAAGCCAGGATCGTAAGTATGACTATTTTGAACATTAACACAAGAATTTAAGTATTTTGAACATAACAAAATTCTCAACCTTTGTGTTTAAATGTAtaactttgtatttttctgAACGATAAGATGactttgacatttttttatatagcTGCAAGAAATTTGCAAAGGCATTTCCAAAATGTTACAAGGAATGTCGTGAGATATTGCAAAGTATATCTGACCAGATGTGGGAAGCTTGTGAAACAAACCAGAAAGCTCATATAATGGCTTTGATTGAAGAAATAGATCTCAAACAATCTCTGTGCAAAATTGCCAATGCTGAGTTAGATGAAAACCCTACTTGGTAAAAAGTAGTGTTTAATTTGCTTAGTTGATCGgaatgttaaaaataaatatcgtTTGATATTAACACATTCCCCTTAGTGGCAAAGTAAATGCAAAATGCATATAATTTGAACTTTGACTTTCCAATTGTGCTGACAATTTTTGTTGCGAAATGGTACAAAGTTTGCGGCTGGTGCTGGTGTGACTCTCAGTATCACAAAAGTCATTTTCAACAGTCACTTAACACAAACATATAAGAAACCACAATAAATATTATCACAATGAGCATTATCAGGCAAGATACTTTATTGGTGTTTGCTTTTTCAGGCGACCCAGTGGAAATCCACAAGAAGATATCAAACCGTGGATCTACAAAGCGAGGGAAGACAAGATAGCTGAACTTGAGAAACTTGTTGAGgtatttgatttaaaaatttctgtGCCCTTTTTGTTAGCAAGATATTCTGATCAATACaaatatacagtcgaatccgcttaattcggacaccggataacccggacaaccgctttattcggccaaaatgctcgggaacggaacaaaagtaaaaattgaacgtaaaaaactcctgttaattcggacaattctccgcttaattcggacacaggttcgcaattccatcgttaggttatgacacaataaacagtacttcgttcgttttaagacaagattcaattgcattatgagtgattatggtgaaacaatgacgatccatgcagtaacaatcgacaatgaactcatataacgccgtgccagcttcatagtcgcttttacttcggtacaattgcgtccatcttgtaggacaaaattgtacagaaaagtttagcacaaaaagtgaaattgctcactaaagtaaacgaagacgttttatgcgatcagtgccagttactgctgtatagcgcagctgcaattcatttattacgcaacactacagtattttaaatgcgttttttgcctttatgcatgaccatgaaacgaacaattgattttccgcttaattcggacaaagccgtttctccgcttaattcggccaaaagtgagcggaaccaaagtgtccgaattaagcggagtcgactgtattgCATTTTTCAACACATTAGTTTTTTGGCTTTTTTGCGAAATTCTGGTGTTATATAACACACACATTTATATGTTGAAGGAAGCTGAAAGTGAAAATCATATTTTGCGTGACAAACTTCAATCCAAGAAAGAGCACATTAATTCTTTAATGGAGAAAATAGAAGGAGCTGTAACTGATTGGGAACAGGTGCAGCgacttaaaataaaacaccGATATCAGAACACCTGCAAAGAACACCCTccgaaaaaaattttgttttcttttccagATGAATGATGTTTGCGAGAGCAAGAAAGAGATGTTGGCTGCTGCTCAAGATCAGATGATGGACCTCACAACATAAAGAGGCCACAGTGAGTCAACAGAGACCAAGGTGTACTTCAAGGCAAAGCCGAAACTTTTTGCCCACCATCTCTTTTCAGAGATAAAATCTTCATGCGACCACAGTCTTCTGTTTTGCATAAAATGCATCAGCTTATTTTTACAtacttaaacaaaacatcaacCATCATGCACttgattctttttttttgcgtCCTAATCATCGCCAAACTGGTCGAAATGATGCAAATTTGCGACATGCAGTCTTGGTGATAATTGTatcaaatgttttgaaaaattgttttgttggaATTCGACAGAAATATTTGATATTATTtgcacttttattatttagatTTAGCCCCACATTTTTAACCATTGTGGCTACCCCTAAATTACATCATGCAACCCTTGAATAGGGTTATTTTAGGAAATCCTGCTTTATACAGTAGTGTACTTGAAGAATACACTTTTTTGGGATATGGAAGGGAACTGACTGAAAACTACTTTTCCATACAACAGCCATGGTTTCCATGTTAATAAACTAATGTATGTTAAGTAGTTTTGATAAGTAATAATTCAATTGATTGTTTATTTATGGTGAAAAACATCTTGACAAAATTCGGAGTATTAATTTATGTGACTGCAACATATCATGAGCCATTTGCCAAATTCCTGAAACTTTCTTTTACATAAGCCCATTTGTAAGTGTCATcgtaaatttttgtaaataaacttgtctctcaaaaaaatttactggTAAGTCAGTATGCTCTTCTCATTTACTTTTGTGAGGAGATAAGacgaaaatttaaacaattaaaacaaaacgcACAATCACAGTAAAGTCCAGTTGTGTCAAATATTTCTGTAACAAAATTCAAAGCGACCGGTTTGTAAAAAGCTGGTTtctctgtcaaagagtaattGCAGCATGCATGCCACATAATTTTAATCGTCCCTATTTTCTATATAATAAACGAAATAGATGTCACATCCGAATTTAatatatttgtgtttttgtgcCAGTTTTCCGATGACGTCATACCTGAAGAGATGTGAATATGGTGAAGAGCCAAGCAAAAGCTAGTCTTGTCTCTTCTTCTTGCAAAACAACAACTGGAATAGCGAACACCCAAGTCATTCCCATAAGCACTGCCACTAGTATGGCTCTCAGTACCTGGACCATAGGTGGTTCTTCTATGGATAGATTAACAGCAAACTTTACATTTCTCTGAATAaaaagatgttttttttttcatttttacggTATTAATTTGCACGAGTTGATAGTGATGGCTTCATCGATTAACTTACGTCATCAGGCGCTTATTTCTTTTAGGTTTCACTGTTATGTGATTTATGTTGACACGTTTAGTCCTGATTTAGGCCGAATTGGTGGTAATATATAGTTCAAGAAATCCCTTGGGGGGCTTCTTtagaataaatatttttctactgTATTAGAATCTTACGCTTTAAAGCTGCCGTTTTTATATCGATATGTTCGTTTATATTAAGTTCTATTTTTAAGTGGGAAATTATATTGTGGCTGCAATTACAATCCTCAACATTCGATAACCAGTGTTCGTCGAACTTAAAACTGTACCTACGTAATTTGGTTTAATTCCTTAAGAGGATAAGACTTTCTAGGTCTTTAAACCGATATCTTTCAAATTATTAATCATCCCGGTAATTACATGGACTCAAAAGGAGCTTCTTCACACCAAGTCGCTCGGTTGATGGACTGTAACTTTAACTCAGGGCACAAAGCAAGATTTTATGACACTGTAACAACTCTCGGAGCTTTTCTGGAGTTtgcttaaaagtaaaaaaaaattatgtataATTCTAGGCTTTTGAATAAAATAGGCCTTCTAACGCTACTCTTTTAAGCAGTTTTTGGAAACTGGCTCACTTACGGGAACGCTTCCTCCTGACCTACATAATGTTGAGGTTTTGTTGCATTGTCTTTGGTATCGGAATTATTATACGATTTTTACTCCAAAGCTTTTTATTTATGAGGTACCTTGTCCGTGTATTAAATGagaaacttaactacaaagaCAAActaaagtttacaaaaaaacttgTGCTTCAAAAAATCACACCACAGAATCGAAAAACAAACGATATACAAAAGCCCAAGGGTTGAGTGTTAAAACGATAATGTTgcgcaaataaacaaacaactcAAAGTAGCTCCATAGCGCCAACCAACGTCATAAAAATAATATCGTAATTACTGCTATACTAAAACAAAGACCTTAATACACACAATAATGACTTGCAGCAAAACGAAGAATCTTTAGACTCTGACACAGGATTTTAAACTATttagaacaaaagcaaaaaataactgTTAAATTGCTTATTGTTTTGTGCCCGAAGTCTTCATAAATACTGATGCAAAGGCAAAGTTTTTGCCTACTATTATCAggtttttataaagaaattgcAATTGTCTGAGAACAGCAGCAGTGAACAGTTAACTgcttcaaaatttgtcaaaacgGTCCATGTAATTTTAGTGTGAAGTTACTGAATATTAATGTGCTAATAATTTGTGTATTAGGATGAAGTCATTATATACCGAAGCTCTTTACTGCAGATATAAAGTATTATCGCTTGTCTGGCTCCACCGTTTTTCAAGTTAGGATTAATCCTGTTTGTTGCAACCATTTTAGTGAAGAAAAGCACTAAAAACTTCTCACAATCTAACAAATTAACTGAGCTAATCAACTGCAACAGTTCTTCACGATCTCTAGCAACACACACATTTCACACATCTTCGCAACTCACACTGCAATGTTGATAATCGCGCTGAGCGACGGgtaaatttcttcaaaaactAGGGCATCTCCAATCGAGTATTGCAGATAACAACGGACAAAACTGTAGGTCTATAATTATCAGGAACGTTGACGACATGTCTCTATAGAAAAATGCTAAAACAATCAATGAGCACCGAGTATTCCTGCACGACGCTGCGAAATTGATGACGATTATTAAAAATCGCATTGTAGGCTTTTGCCGTTTAAGAACTCATAATTGATGCCCACAACTTCAACAAAGAAGCGAAATTAGCATTTTCGTGCACAGAACCATCAACGTAATATACTACAGCAGTGCCCTAAATATTTTAACCTAATATGAATTTCGACAAATCTTGCTTGACAATCATCGAAACATGCATAGAGTATACGATTCACAAAAACTAGTCACACATTAAACtggcaaaacaaaattgaacTAGTACCAATGATGAGAAACAATACATAAAACCACGACTCCAAAAacactaaaataaaaaacattgtGCCTGAATTCAACACTCACGTGATTATAATGCGACTGAAACACAAGTGAACAAGTTGTGTAAAAATTGGCgcaagttttgtgaaaaagttaaaagttgtGTAAAAATAGATTTATGCTGTACTTTATGGCAGAAAGAACACATTGTTACCTTTCTATTGCATCTAGAGATTGCATTGGTATATCGGTGATAACTGTTGGGTTACTTCCTCTACTTGCTTCCAGTGTGCTCCTTGGTGTTACTGAAGTAAGTGTTGCTATATGTGGTTTTGTTGGGACCCTGCCACGTTTCCTTCCATTGTTATTATGCATCTTATTTGACCTTTGTTGCAAAGAAGTGATTACTCTGTCTACAAGCAGTTTCAGTTTCGAGCGCTTCAACATGCGTTTGACATTGTTCCGGTCTTCCTTATTTGCAAcacaataaacgaaaaagaTGCCAACTCCTTGAAGACCGTTGAAGGATACAGAGATAACTGAAAACACAATACTTGCGCCGACTAGATCCTGCAGATAGTGAATTATCCAAGGTGCGCTCGAAACTGgcagtaacaaacaaaaagcCTTTATGACCGATTTCCAGTGTGAATGTTTCTGCAGCCGTTCTTGTAATGGGCAATTCGACTCAGAA belongs to Clavelina lepadiformis chromosome 6, kaClaLepa1.1, whole genome shotgun sequence and includes:
- the LOC143461702 gene encoding uncharacterized protein LOC143461702 — encoded protein: MEQSATSSASKKEETCEKYESLLACVEKFLKSLRDKPGSCKKFAKAFPKCYKECREILQSISDQMWEACETNQKAHIMALIEEIDLKQSLCKIANAELDENPTWRPSGNPQEDIKPWIYKAREDKIAELEKLVEEAESENHILRDKLQSKKEHINSLMEKIEGAVTDWEQMNDVCESKKEMLAAAQDQMMDLTT